One window of the Bradyrhizobium sp. NP1 genome contains the following:
- a CDS encoding ABC transporter ATP-binding protein, with amino-acid sequence MTALLEVRDIGIEFGGVRALQGVSFDVERGTICGLIGPNGAGKTTLFNAISRVYSVSRGAIHFAGRDITALSPDRIIALGIARTLQNVGLFAGLSVTENVLLGAHHRLKPGFVNTIFGHGAVVDVAAIEQEARSLLRDLALDGVADHLAGGLPFGTLKRIELARALIARPIFLMLDEPANGLSHGEVDELSEVILRIRRQYDLTILLVEHHMRMLMRISDRVVVLENGIKIADGTPHEVKADPNVAAAYLGNAA; translated from the coding sequence ATGACCGCGCTTCTGGAGGTCCGCGACATCGGCATCGAGTTCGGCGGCGTCCGCGCGCTACAGGGCGTGTCGTTCGATGTCGAGCGCGGTACGATCTGCGGCCTGATCGGTCCGAACGGCGCCGGCAAGACCACGCTGTTCAACGCGATCTCGCGCGTCTATTCGGTGAGCCGCGGCGCGATCCATTTCGCCGGCCGTGATATCACCGCGCTGTCGCCGGACCGCATCATCGCGCTCGGCATCGCGCGCACGCTGCAGAATGTCGGGCTGTTCGCCGGCCTCTCCGTCACCGAGAATGTGCTGCTCGGCGCGCATCATCGGCTGAAACCCGGCTTCGTCAACACGATCTTCGGCCATGGCGCGGTCGTCGACGTCGCCGCGATCGAGCAGGAAGCAAGGAGCCTGCTGCGCGACCTCGCGCTGGACGGCGTGGCGGATCACCTGGCCGGCGGCCTGCCCTTCGGCACGCTGAAGCGGATCGAGCTTGCGCGCGCGCTGATCGCGCGGCCCATTTTCCTGATGCTGGACGAGCCCGCCAACGGGCTCTCGCATGGCGAGGTGGACGAGCTGTCCGAGGTCATCCTGCGGATACGCAGGCAATACGACCTTACGATCCTGCTCGTCGAGCACCACATGCGGATGCTGATGCGCATTTCCGACCGCGTCGTGGTGCTGGAAAACGGCATCAAGATCGCTGACGGCACGCCCCACGAGGTCAAGGCCGATCCGAACGTCGCCGCCGCCTATCTCGGGAATGCCGCATGA
- a CDS encoding acetamidase/formamidase family protein, with translation MATHLIKASAATVQRGLIVSEARPVLTIASGDTVILDTWAMWDNAGGAGLTLDQALALRDRFRAEGRGPHSLTGPIAVKTAEPGDVLKVEIERLEIADHGINMIFPGKQSRGLLADLFEEAELRHFELDRRTMTTKFSDRITIPLRPFLGIMGVLPPAGEPPRSSAFPGNFGGNIDCSDLVAGSILYLPVFVEGAGFYAGDAHAAQGAGEVVQTALETAMTSAQLKLTVQKGRSIPRPRAETRDHFITMGLDEDLREAARQAVLDMIGLLAETQGMTRQDAYALCSLQADLVATQVVNGVNGIHARLPKAIFQGGARP, from the coding sequence ATGGCGACCCATCTGATCAAGGCGTCCGCCGCGACGGTGCAGCGTGGACTGATCGTATCGGAGGCGAGGCCGGTGCTGACCATCGCTTCGGGCGATACGGTCATCCTCGACACCTGGGCGATGTGGGACAATGCGGGTGGCGCGGGCCTCACGCTCGACCAGGCGCTCGCCTTGCGCGATCGCTTCCGTGCCGAGGGCCGCGGACCCCACAGCCTGACCGGTCCGATCGCGGTGAAGACGGCCGAGCCTGGCGACGTGCTCAAGGTCGAGATCGAACGGCTGGAAATCGCCGACCACGGCATCAACATGATCTTCCCGGGCAAGCAGAGCCGCGGCCTGCTCGCCGACCTCTTCGAGGAAGCGGAGCTACGCCACTTCGAGCTCGATCGCCGTACCATGACGACGAAATTCAGCGACCGCATCACGATTCCGCTGCGGCCCTTTCTCGGCATCATGGGCGTGCTGCCGCCAGCCGGCGAGCCGCCGCGCAGCTCGGCCTTTCCTGGCAATTTCGGCGGCAACATCGATTGCTCCGATCTCGTCGCCGGCTCGATCCTTTATCTTCCGGTCTTTGTCGAAGGCGCGGGCTTCTACGCCGGCGACGCGCATGCGGCCCAAGGCGCGGGCGAAGTGGTGCAGACCGCGCTGGAGACGGCGATGACATCGGCACAGCTCAAGCTGACCGTGCAAAAAGGCCGCTCGATTCCGCGCCCGCGCGCCGAAACGCGCGATCATTTCATCACCATGGGCCTCGACGAGGACCTGCGTGAGGCGGCGCGCCAGGCGGTGCTCGACATGATCGGTCTCCTCGCCGAAACGCAGGGTATGACGCGGCAGGACGCCTACGCGCTTTGCTCGCTGCAGGCCGACCTCGTGGCGACCCAGGTCGTGAACGGCGTGAACGGAATTCACGCGCGGCTGCCGAAGGCGATCTTCCAGGGCGGAGCACGGCCATGA
- a CDS encoding urea carboxylase-associated family protein → MTHELLNEVLPPKTGRALIVRTGEVLRITDLEGQQVVDVAIFNANNHRDRLSLSYSTTRYAMQYSARQSGRPEPDVLMSKDFVTEGDVLMSTIYTPLMTIIKETPEPKGVHKVNQRMCNRRFYESFGLSGIDGCHEIIAGVVAPYGIRPEDIPDTIDFFMNYHHDCASHSWVAEAPVSKPGDYVELRAEIDCPVAISNCPEDHVSLINGGRCTPMRLQVFAPAPAQAV, encoded by the coding sequence ATGACACATGAACTGCTGAACGAGGTGCTGCCGCCGAAGACCGGCCGCGCGCTCATTGTCCGCACCGGCGAAGTCCTGCGGATCACCGATCTCGAGGGCCAGCAGGTCGTCGATGTCGCGATCTTCAACGCGAACAACCATCGCGACCGGCTCTCGCTGTCCTATTCGACCACGCGCTATGCGATGCAGTACAGCGCGCGGCAGTCGGGACGGCCCGAGCCCGATGTGCTGATGTCGAAGGACTTCGTCACCGAAGGCGACGTGCTGATGTCCACCATCTACACGCCGCTGATGACGATCATCAAGGAAACGCCGGAGCCGAAAGGCGTCCACAAGGTCAACCAGCGCATGTGCAACCGCCGCTTCTACGAGAGCTTCGGGCTTTCGGGCATCGACGGCTGCCACGAGATCATCGCCGGCGTGGTTGCGCCCTACGGTATCCGCCCCGAGGACATCCCCGACACCATCGACTTCTTCATGAACTATCACCACGATTGCGCCAGCCATTCGTGGGTGGCGGAAGCGCCGGTGTCAAAGCCGGGCGACTATGTCGAGTTGCGCGCCGAGATCGACTGCCCGGTCGCGATCTCCAATTGCCCGGAAGATCATGTCAGCCTGATCAATGGCGGGCGGTGCACCCCGATGCGGCTGCAGGTGTTCGCGCCGGCGCCGGCTCAGGCTGTGTGA
- a CDS encoding ABC transporter substrate-binding protein, whose protein sequence is MRNACSTSVMRMLAAAAVLATPLAAASAETATPGITDTEIKIGGICPSTGPIASFVTICAMQDAYFKSVNERDGGVMMSDGKRRKIAYTYYDDGYSPPRTVEQARRLVERDQVALVIGPLGSATGLAIRDYLNKRGVPQLSVGSGLSAFSVDLEKYPWTVGWQPSYTTEGSIYAEFVKSKKADAKVAVLYQNDDFGKELLNAFKNASAGSGVQIVEAQSYEVTSPTVDSQVSNLAATNADFLLVFAVPKFTAQTLRKIQDLSWRPQVIVSNISASKKTVMEPAGADASEGVYSVVSLMDPTTSDYASSKDMQVYREIGTKFASPGLNLDDPMTMYGFGQGQTMVAVLEKAKAPTREAIMDAARHLCGVPIMGVVPGVKVCVDGKQDPFYVESMQVVRYSKGNWQPQGSIITKYEGKTPQIAK, encoded by the coding sequence ATGCGTAACGCCTGTTCCACTTCCGTAATGCGGATGCTCGCGGCCGCTGCCGTCCTCGCGACGCCGCTCGCCGCCGCTTCGGCAGAGACCGCGACGCCGGGGATCACCGATACCGAGATCAAGATCGGCGGTATCTGCCCGAGCACCGGTCCGATCGCCTCCTTCGTCACGATCTGCGCGATGCAGGACGCCTACTTCAAATCCGTCAACGAGCGCGACGGCGGCGTAATGATGAGCGACGGCAAGCGCCGCAAGATCGCCTATACCTATTACGACGATGGCTATTCGCCGCCGCGCACCGTCGAACAGGCGCGCCGCCTCGTCGAGCGCGACCAGGTTGCGCTCGTCATCGGGCCGCTCGGCAGCGCGACGGGGCTCGCGATCCGCGACTATCTCAACAAGCGCGGCGTGCCGCAGCTTTCAGTGGGCAGCGGGCTGTCGGCATTCAGCGTCGACCTCGAGAAATATCCGTGGACCGTCGGCTGGCAGCCTTCCTACACCACCGAGGGCAGCATTTACGCCGAGTTCGTCAAGTCGAAGAAAGCGGACGCCAAGGTCGCCGTGCTCTACCAGAACGACGATTTCGGCAAGGAGCTGCTCAACGCGTTCAAGAACGCCTCCGCCGGCAGCGGCGTGCAGATCGTCGAGGCGCAGTCCTACGAGGTGACGTCGCCGACGGTGGACTCCCAGGTTTCCAATCTCGCCGCGACCAACGCGGACTTCCTGCTGGTTTTCGCCGTGCCGAAATTCACCGCGCAGACCCTGCGCAAGATCCAGGACCTGTCGTGGCGGCCGCAGGTGATCGTCTCCAATATCAGCGCCTCGAAGAAGACGGTGATGGAGCCGGCCGGTGCTGATGCTTCCGAAGGCGTCTATTCGGTGGTGAGCCTGATGGACCCGACGACGTCCGACTATGCCAGCTCGAAGGACATGCAGGTCTATCGCGAGATCGGCACCAAGTTCGCAAGTCCCGGCCTCAACCTCGACGATCCCATGACCATGTACGGCTTCGGCCAGGGCCAGACCATGGTCGCCGTGCTGGAGAAGGCCAAGGCCCCGACGCGGGAAGCCATCATGGATGCTGCCCGCCATCTGTGCGGCGTGCCGATCATGGGCGTCGTGCCGGGCGTCAAGGTGTGCGTCGACGGCAAGCAGGACCCGTTCTACGTCGAATCGATGCAGGTGGTCCGCTACAGCAAGGGTAACTGGCAGCCGCAAGGCAGCATCATCACCAAGTACGAAGGCAAGACACCGCAGATCGCGAAGTGA
- a CDS encoding amidohydrolase family protein, whose amino-acid sequence MTAPAPNSSPADARDPRGLVLCGRVLTLDDKSTVAEAVAIKGDRVAGVGSRSEMARLCPRARVVNSGGVIVPGFNDAHAHMDTEGLRDHFPSLAGARSIGDVLSRIAALATRTPAGQWIITMPIGEPPFYYGGPDVLAEKRMPDRHELDRVAPDHPVCILPPSSYWSLIPCHAAVNSRALGALGIDRDSAPRVPGIEILRGENGEPSGIFVERNFPDAMQLDLLAKIPRVAPADRRAAISKAMRAYHAHGITSIYEGHGCATEILGAYRALHQEGELTMRLGAVVSPTWTSLDDASRQMADWMAYARGNGLGDAFLRVSGIFVNYGGEPVVGSLALSDTSNLGWSCYVRQANDPKIFEALCLLAAQHDLRLHTIVIDKLHEIVPILQRVDAQFPISGKRWVLEHISIARMDDLAALKALGVGVTLIPEFHLAKAGSRFAKLADEACELVAPVVQLASLGVPVAAGTDNSPVNPFASMRAMMTRRERVTGRILGAAACASAELALRCLTVNGAWLTFEEETKGAARAGNLADLAVLSGDPLATPADALERLSCVATMVGGQFVHGAADMQSAA is encoded by the coding sequence TTGACCGCACCTGCACCCAATTCGTCGCCGGCGGATGCACGCGACCCTCGGGGTCTGGTGCTGTGCGGCCGCGTGCTCACCCTGGATGACAAAAGCACCGTGGCCGAAGCGGTTGCCATCAAAGGTGATCGCGTCGCAGGCGTCGGCTCGCGCAGCGAAATGGCACGGCTTTGCCCGCGGGCGCGGGTCGTCAACAGCGGCGGCGTGATCGTGCCCGGCTTCAACGACGCGCATGCTCATATGGATACCGAGGGCCTGCGCGATCATTTTCCATCGCTCGCCGGTGCGCGCTCGATCGGCGACGTGCTATCGCGCATCGCGGCGCTGGCGACGCGGACGCCAGCAGGCCAGTGGATCATCACCATGCCGATCGGCGAGCCGCCGTTCTACTATGGCGGCCCGGACGTGCTCGCCGAAAAGCGGATGCCCGACCGCCACGAGCTCGATCGTGTGGCGCCCGATCATCCCGTCTGCATCCTGCCGCCGTCGTCGTACTGGAGTCTCATTCCCTGCCATGCGGCGGTCAACTCGCGCGCGCTTGGCGCTCTCGGCATCGATCGGGACAGCGCGCCGCGCGTGCCGGGCATCGAGATCCTGCGCGGCGAAAACGGCGAGCCGAGCGGCATCTTCGTCGAGCGGAATTTCCCGGATGCGATGCAGCTCGACCTGCTGGCGAAGATTCCGCGCGTTGCGCCGGCCGACCGCCGCGCTGCGATCAGCAAGGCGATGCGCGCCTACCACGCTCACGGCATCACCAGCATCTATGAGGGCCACGGCTGCGCCACGGAGATCCTGGGCGCCTATCGCGCGCTGCACCAGGAGGGTGAACTGACCATGCGGCTCGGCGCCGTGGTCAGCCCGACATGGACCTCGCTCGATGACGCCAGCCGCCAGATGGCAGACTGGATGGCCTACGCGCGCGGCAACGGCCTGGGCGACGCCTTCCTCCGCGTATCCGGTATCTTCGTCAATTACGGCGGCGAACCCGTGGTCGGCTCGCTCGCGCTGTCCGATACTTCCAATCTCGGCTGGTCCTGCTATGTGCGGCAGGCCAACGATCCCAAAATCTTCGAGGCGCTGTGCCTGCTCGCCGCGCAGCACGATCTGCGGCTGCACACCATCGTCATCGACAAGCTGCATGAGATCGTCCCGATCCTGCAGCGCGTCGATGCCCAATTCCCGATCAGCGGCAAGCGCTGGGTTCTCGAACACATCAGCATCGCCAGGATGGACGACCTCGCGGCGCTGAAGGCGCTCGGCGTCGGCGTCACGCTGATTCCGGAATTCCATCTTGCCAAGGCCGGCAGCCGCTTCGCGAAGCTCGCCGACGAAGCCTGCGAATTGGTGGCGCCTGTCGTTCAGCTCGCATCGCTTGGCGTGCCGGTCGCGGCTGGCACGGACAACAGCCCCGTCAATCCCTTCGCCAGCATGCGCGCCATGATGACGCGCCGCGAGCGCGTCACCGGGCGAATTCTCGGCGCCGCGGCATGCGCTTCGGCCGAGCTTGCGCTGCGCTGCCTCACCGTGAACGGCGCATGGCTGACCTTCGAGGAAGAAACCAAGGGCGCGGCTCGCGCCGGCAACCTTGCCGACCTTGCGGTGTTGAGCGGCGATCCGCTCGCAACACCGGCCGATGCGCTGGAACGCCTGTCGTGCGTGGCGACGATGGTCGGTGGACAATTCGTGCATGGCGCCGCCGACATGCAGTCGGCGGCATGA
- a CDS encoding ATP-binding cassette domain-containing protein — MSALQQTLPRLAPSSSPDAITVEHLWKAFHDDRRRATVVAISDVSITVPRGQFVCICGPSGCGKSTLIRILAGLEEETIGNIGIEQRQDASDRPPAMVFQEASLFPWLTVEENVIFPLKLQGVPIEECRQRARELLSLMQLQDFAQAFPYQLSGGMKQRASVARALIDRESNILLMDEPFGALDEQTRMELQQELLRVWERTGKTVVFITHSVEEALTLGDRVIVMSARPGEIAADIAVPFARPRDVLELRRLPEFGQMTFEIWKLLARYKADEERPAVDRTAIEPQPLPAKASPVSTETLETLARPPRSRKIIAWLGKFSPLTVLLLWEIVVKSGMADDRFFPAPSSILSIFWEELVHGPLLADTYATLARVLIGLLIGGVPAIALGLVLGLWSTAREIIAPIFTALYPVPKIATFPLLLMVFGLGEAPKYAVIAIVVFFLVFFNTLSGVRYAPKIYVDVAHNLGLSQFKLFRFVAFPAALPSIFTGVKLAIGTAFVVIAAVEFVGAKTGLGYAIWSSWQIFAVEKMYVNIIAISLSGYLSILLLDRLERLVMPWSGN; from the coding sequence ATGTCCGCCCTTCAACAGACCCTTCCGAGGCTGGCGCCGTCGTCTTCGCCCGACGCCATCACCGTGGAGCATTTGTGGAAGGCGTTTCACGACGATCGCCGGCGCGCCACGGTCGTCGCGATCAGCGACGTCTCGATCACCGTTCCGCGCGGCCAGTTCGTTTGCATTTGCGGACCCTCCGGTTGCGGCAAATCGACCTTGATCCGGATCCTCGCCGGCCTGGAAGAGGAAACGATCGGCAATATCGGCATCGAGCAGCGCCAGGACGCTTCCGATCGGCCGCCGGCGATGGTGTTCCAGGAAGCCTCGCTGTTTCCCTGGCTGACCGTCGAAGAGAATGTGATCTTCCCGCTGAAGCTGCAGGGCGTCCCGATCGAGGAGTGCCGGCAGCGTGCGCGCGAGCTGCTGTCGTTGATGCAGCTTCAGGACTTCGCGCAGGCCTTTCCCTACCAGCTTTCCGGCGGCATGAAGCAGCGCGCCAGCGTGGCGCGCGCCCTGATCGATCGCGAAAGCAACATCCTCCTGATGGACGAGCCGTTCGGCGCGCTGGACGAGCAGACCCGGATGGAGCTGCAGCAGGAATTGCTGCGGGTCTGGGAGCGGACCGGCAAGACCGTCGTCTTCATCACCCACAGCGTCGAGGAGGCGTTGACGCTCGGCGACCGGGTGATCGTCATGTCGGCTCGTCCCGGCGAAATTGCCGCCGACATCGCGGTGCCCTTCGCAAGGCCGCGCGATGTGCTGGAGCTTAGGCGCTTGCCCGAATTCGGGCAGATGACGTTCGAGATCTGGAAGCTTCTGGCGCGCTACAAGGCCGACGAGGAACGGCCGGCAGTGGATCGGACGGCGATCGAGCCGCAGCCGTTGCCCGCCAAGGCGAGCCCGGTCTCGACGGAAACCCTGGAAACGCTGGCGCGGCCGCCGCGCAGCCGGAAAATCATCGCCTGGCTCGGCAAGTTCAGCCCGCTGACGGTGCTGCTGCTCTGGGAGATCGTGGTCAAGAGCGGCATGGCCGACGACCGGTTCTTTCCGGCGCCCTCCTCGATCCTCTCGATCTTCTGGGAGGAGCTCGTGCATGGACCGCTGCTGGCCGACACCTATGCCACGCTTGCCCGCGTGCTGATCGGGCTTTTGATCGGCGGCGTGCCTGCGATCGCACTCGGCCTCGTGCTCGGCCTGTGGTCGACCGCCCGCGAGATCATCGCGCCGATCTTCACCGCGCTCTATCCGGTGCCGAAGATCGCGACCTTCCCGCTCCTCCTGATGGTTTTCGGCCTTGGCGAAGCGCCGAAATATGCCGTCATCGCCATCGTCGTATTCTTCCTGGTGTTCTTCAATACGCTCTCCGGCGTGCGCTACGCGCCGAAGATCTACGTCGACGTCGCGCACAATCTTGGCCTGTCGCAATTCAAGCTGTTCCGCTTCGTCGCCTTCCCGGCGGCGCTGCCGAGCATCTTCACCGGGGTGAAGCTCGCGATCGGCACCGCCTTCGTCGTCATTGCGGCAGTCGAATTCGTCGGCGCCAAGACCGGTCTCGGCTACGCCATCTGGTCGTCCTGGCAGATCTTCGCGGTCGAGAAGATGTATGTGAACATCATCGCGATCTCGCTCAGCGGCTATCTCTCGATCCTTCTGCTCGATCGCCTGGAGCGGCTGGTGATGCCCTGGAGCGGAAATTGA
- a CDS encoding ABC transporter substrate-binding protein, with amino-acid sequence MTSSRPALADPAPLKIVVSAVQSITSSPHFVAKEKGYFAEQGLDVTVDTSLQNVADQLPLLAAGKYQIMATSWGASVFNAMRRGGLIRVLGTQTTLPESGRNLVALVVSKANYDAGLTTATGLKGKKVGVVGLGGWNEYDVNLALKAVGGSVNDVELVQIGRNDIGPAVANGAVIASWAAEPGVTLLEEKGIAVPIKNDAARGRGAFPLLANGDFAKQNPDACARYLAAFLKAAREIEASGWKDPRIVEIVSKYTSVPPDVLRRTPSKLMPKIEPDFALMEDMQEYFRERKMLTYSDKLNFQDYYSPKIVEQALKLAN; translated from the coding sequence ATGACATCTTCGCGGCCGGCGCTCGCCGATCCCGCACCGCTCAAGATCGTTGTCTCCGCCGTGCAGAGCATCACCTCCTCGCCGCACTTCGTGGCCAAGGAGAAGGGATATTTCGCCGAGCAGGGCCTCGACGTCACGGTCGACACCTCGCTGCAGAACGTCGCCGACCAGCTTCCGCTGCTGGCGGCGGGCAAGTACCAGATCATGGCCACCTCGTGGGGCGCGTCCGTCTTCAACGCGATGCGGCGCGGCGGCCTGATCCGCGTGCTCGGCACGCAGACCACCCTGCCGGAGAGCGGCCGCAACCTGGTCGCGCTTGTGGTCTCGAAGGCGAATTATGATGCCGGCCTCACCACGGCCACTGGCCTGAAGGGCAAGAAGGTCGGCGTCGTCGGGCTCGGCGGCTGGAACGAGTATGACGTCAATCTCGCGCTCAAGGCCGTCGGCGGCAGTGTCAACGACGTCGAGCTGGTGCAGATCGGGCGTAACGACATCGGCCCGGCGGTCGCGAACGGCGCCGTCATCGCAAGCTGGGCGGCCGAGCCCGGCGTAACCCTGCTCGAGGAAAAGGGCATTGCCGTGCCGATCAAGAACGACGCGGCGCGCGGCCGCGGCGCCTTTCCGCTGCTCGCCAACGGCGATTTCGCGAAGCAAAACCCCGACGCCTGCGCGCGCTATCTTGCCGCCTTCCTGAAAGCCGCGCGCGAAATCGAAGCCAGCGGCTGGAAAGATCCAAGGATCGTCGAGATCGTTTCCAAATACACCAGCGTTCCACCTGACGTCCTGCGCCGCACGCCCTCGAAGCTGATGCCGAAGATCGAACCCGACTTCGCGTTGATGGAGGACATGCAGGAATATTTCCGCGAGCGGAAGATGCTGACCTACAGCGACAAGCTGAACTTCCAGGACTACTACTCGCCAAAAATCGTGGAGCAGGCGCTCAAGCTCGCAAATTGA
- a CDS encoding FCD domain-containing protein: MKSIPEQLARRWGPAVNPSGDEEPRTLAGRVARQLRLDIIRHHLEPGERLQFEKLSKRYKVGISPLREALFQVAAQGLVVAEDHKGFFVAPVHFDEMLDVSNLRANLETYAIRGSIRDGREDWEVDLIAAFHRLKRAGISVAADQEDEDRRTEWEDRHRDFHYALCKGCGSPWLLHFFNELYDHMERYRRYFWKYAERAVAADSEHEAIMKAALDRDEERATRLLQEHFRRQAKLTMSLRNKVERAAASAG, translated from the coding sequence ATGAAGAGCATTCCCGAGCAGTTGGCGCGGCGATGGGGTCCCGCCGTCAATCCGTCAGGTGACGAGGAGCCGCGGACGCTGGCCGGCCGCGTCGCGCGGCAGTTGCGGCTCGACATCATCCGCCATCACCTCGAGCCCGGAGAGCGGCTGCAATTCGAGAAACTTTCCAAGCGCTACAAGGTCGGCATCAGCCCGCTGCGCGAGGCGCTGTTCCAGGTGGCGGCGCAAGGCCTCGTCGTCGCCGAGGACCACAAGGGCTTTTTCGTCGCGCCCGTGCATTTCGACGAGATGCTCGATGTCTCAAACCTGCGCGCCAATCTCGAGACCTACGCGATCCGCGGCTCGATCCGCGACGGGCGGGAGGATTGGGAGGTCGACCTGATCGCGGCTTTCCATCGTCTCAAGCGCGCGGGCATCTCGGTCGCTGCCGATCAGGAGGACGAGGACAGGCGCACCGAGTGGGAAGATCGTCACCGCGATTTCCATTATGCGCTGTGCAAGGGCTGCGGCTCGCCCTGGCTGCTGCACTTCTTCAACGAGCTCTACGATCACATGGAGCGCTACCGGCGCTATTTCTGGAAATATGCGGAGCGCGCGGTCGCCGCCGACAGCGAGCACGAAGCGATCATGAAGGCGGCGCTCGACCGCGACGAGGAGCGCGCCACCAGGCTGTTGCAGGAGCATTTCCGCCGGCAGGCCAAGCTCACCATGAGCCTGCGCAACAAGGTCGAGCGCGCGGCGGCGTCCGCCGGCTGA
- a CDS encoding alpha/beta hydrolase, whose amino-acid sequence MPYATTDDGVRLYFEETGSGTPVILVHEFAGDLRSYEQQLRHFGKRHRAVAFNARGFPPSDVPEHVSSYSQARAANDILAVLDHIGAPKAHVVGLSMGGFATLHFGLRHPKRALSLCIGGCGYGAEPDKRETFRAEADVIAGMIRSEGMAAFAERYAYGPTRVQYENKDPRGHAEFKAMLAGHSAAGSANTQQGVQKERPSLYALVEEMRRITVPTLIITGDEDWPCLLPGILMKQNIPTAALSVMPNAGHAINIEEPEEYNRIVGDFLAQVESGRWPSRDPRAVSASITGMK is encoded by the coding sequence ATGCCCTATGCGACCACGGACGACGGCGTACGCCTGTATTTCGAGGAGACCGGATCGGGTACCCCGGTGATCCTGGTACACGAATTTGCCGGCGACCTGCGCAGCTACGAGCAGCAGCTCCGCCATTTCGGAAAGCGCCATCGGGCGGTCGCGTTCAATGCGCGCGGCTTTCCGCCGTCGGACGTGCCGGAGCACGTCTCGTCCTATTCGCAGGCCCGCGCAGCCAATGACATTCTCGCCGTGCTCGATCACATCGGTGCGCCGAAAGCCCACGTGGTCGGTCTCTCGATGGGTGGATTCGCGACGCTGCATTTCGGCCTGCGCCATCCCAAGCGCGCGCTCTCGCTGTGCATCGGCGGCTGCGGTTACGGTGCCGAGCCGGACAAGCGCGAGACCTTCCGCGCCGAAGCCGACGTGATCGCCGGCATGATCCGTTCCGAGGGCATGGCCGCCTTCGCGGAGCGCTATGCGTACGGACCGACCCGCGTGCAGTACGAGAACAAGGATCCGCGCGGCCACGCCGAGTTCAAGGCGATGCTGGCCGGCCATTCGGCGGCCGGATCGGCCAACACGCAGCAGGGCGTGCAGAAGGAGCGGCCGTCGCTGTATGCCCTCGTGGAGGAGATGCGCCGCATCACCGTCCCCACCCTCATCATCACCGGCGACGAGGACTGGCCGTGCCTGTTGCCGGGCATCCTGATGAAGCAGAACATCCCCACCGCCGCGCTCTCCGTGATGCCGAACGCAGGCCATGCGATCAACATCGAGGAGCCGGAAGAATACAACCGGATCGTCGGCGACTTCCTGGCACAGGTCGAAAGCGGACGCTGGCCGAGCCGCGATCCGCGCGCCGTCAGCGCATCGATCACCGGAATGAAGTAG